From one Bradyrhizobium sp. Ash2021 genomic stretch:
- the minC gene encoding septum site-determining protein MinC, whose amino-acid sequence MDAIAKATRQPIRMRGRSFVAFTFCPVVPIAGWLEEIDVTLGRSPGFFVGKPVVLDLSAVDLSQSAIAHLVTSLEQRNIRVLGIEGVDEARLTTSMPPLLTGGRNCMIASNEPKKREAKPKPASLLLESPVRSGQSIFCEGDVTVLGSVGSGAEIVAGGSIHVYGALRGRAMAGFSGNSSARIFCQKIEAELLAIDGYYRTAEQIDSALRNRPAQAWLEGDIMKITPLN is encoded by the coding sequence ATGGACGCGATTGCGAAGGCCACACGTCAGCCAATCCGGATGAGGGGCCGCTCATTCGTTGCGTTTACATTCTGTCCGGTGGTTCCGATCGCCGGCTGGCTGGAGGAAATAGACGTCACGCTCGGCCGCTCGCCCGGCTTTTTCGTCGGCAAGCCGGTGGTGCTCGACCTGTCCGCCGTGGACCTCAGCCAATCGGCCATCGCTCACCTCGTCACCAGCCTCGAGCAACGCAATATCCGCGTCCTCGGCATCGAGGGCGTGGATGAAGCCCGCCTCACCACCAGCATGCCGCCGCTGCTGACCGGAGGGCGCAACTGCATGATCGCCTCGAACGAACCGAAAAAGCGCGAAGCCAAGCCGAAGCCGGCGTCGCTCCTGCTCGAAAGCCCGGTGCGCTCCGGCCAGTCGATCTTTTGCGAAGGCGATGTGACCGTGCTGGGTTCGGTCGGTTCGGGCGCGGAGATCGTCGCCGGAGGATCCATTCACGTTTACGGCGCGCTTCGCGGCCGCGCGATGGCTGGTTTCAGCGGCAATTCGTCCGCGCGGATATTCTGCCAGAAGATCGAAGCCGAACTGCTGGCCATCGACGGCTACTACCGGACCGCTGAACAAATCGACTCCGCCTTGCGCAACCGACCGGCTCAGGCCTGGCTCGAGGGCGACATCATGAAGATCACACCGCTGAATTAA
- a CDS encoding 3-keto-5-aminohexanoate cleavage protein, giving the protein MTTPCIITVAITGSLPQKSDNPAVPITVSEQIESTQAAFEAGATLVHAHVRKDDGSPTSDPERFGKLVEGLRKHCPGMVIQLSTGGRSGAGRERGGMIPLKPDMCSLSTGSCNFPTRVYENSPDLVEWLASEMRTYGVKPEIEAFDLSMIFKAVEMQKAGKITGPLHVQFVMGVKNAMPVDREVFEFYTATLKRLAPDATWTGAGIGRDQITLNRWSLELGGHCRTGLEDNVRLDRDTLAPSNAALVERIVEMAGSYGRRPATVAETRQLLRLNA; this is encoded by the coding sequence ATGACCACACCTTGCATCATTACGGTCGCCATCACCGGTTCACTTCCGCAGAAGTCCGACAACCCGGCCGTGCCCATAACCGTCAGCGAGCAGATCGAGTCGACCCAGGCGGCTTTCGAGGCCGGCGCCACCCTGGTCCACGCGCATGTGCGCAAGGACGATGGTTCACCCACATCCGACCCAGAGCGCTTTGGGAAGCTGGTAGAGGGCCTGCGCAAGCATTGCCCCGGCATGGTTATCCAGCTTTCGACGGGCGGCCGCTCCGGCGCCGGGCGCGAGCGTGGTGGCATGATCCCGCTCAAGCCTGACATGTGCTCGCTTTCCACCGGCTCGTGCAACTTCCCGACACGCGTCTACGAGAATAGCCCGGACCTGGTGGAATGGCTCGCATCCGAGATGCGCACATATGGCGTGAAGCCCGAGATCGAGGCCTTCGATCTGTCGATGATCTTCAAAGCCGTCGAGATGCAAAAAGCCGGCAAAATAACAGGTCCGTTGCACGTTCAGTTTGTGATGGGCGTGAAGAATGCCATGCCGGTCGACCGCGAAGTATTCGAATTCTACACTGCGACGCTAAAGCGCCTCGCCCCGGACGCGACCTGGACAGGCGCCGGTATTGGTCGCGACCAGATCACGCTCAATCGCTGGTCGCTTGAGCTTGGTGGCCACTGTCGCACTGGTCTTGAAGACAATGTGCGCCTCGACCGCGACACCCTTGCGCCGTCCAACGCGGCACTTGTTGAGCGCATCGTCGAAATGGCCGGTTCGTACGGGCGCCGACCCGCTACCGTAGCAGAGACAAGGCAGTTGCTGCGGCTAAACGCCTAA
- a CDS encoding Spy/CpxP family protein refolding chaperone: MSRFRIGIAVVVLATLLSSAAPAGVRLGISPLGVARFAVGRVLSLGGLHHRRAFARHGQIRTASLRPQDVRIAMDSGLGSPAARRQIVAAAALAGWHGGRDANGWWRHGDGGYGWVGPLFWPFAIYDIYDYAVWGDGTGFWDYGYPDIYAAIFAPYGHDDLAAYAGRSPHGPGQLNSRHLSSRYRRVPLLQQLCGDDRNDVAGLAIDQMQQAIQPNEVLRAALDGLANALIPAAQMIQASCPTQTALTAPGRLAVMQQRIGAMIMAASAVQQPLGKFYDLLEDEQEARLNALAEDRRKISAANGATEAPAQACGVAQPAALQWPADEIEARLHPNDTQRAALKALQDANARAVDILNAGCQPDDATTPPARLDAMQGRLEALQRAVYLVSVALENFYATLSDEQKAQFEAIGQKRTA, encoded by the coding sequence CGTATTGTCGCTGGGTGGGTTACATCACCGTCGTGCCTTTGCCCGTCACGGCCAGATCCGCACGGCCTCCCTCAGGCCGCAAGACGTCCGCATTGCCATGGATTCCGGGCTTGGCAGCCCGGCGGCGCGCCGGCAGATCGTCGCGGCTGCAGCGCTGGCCGGCTGGCATGGCGGCCGCGACGCGAACGGGTGGTGGCGACACGGCGACGGCGGATATGGCTGGGTCGGGCCGCTGTTTTGGCCATTCGCCATCTACGATATCTACGACTACGCCGTCTGGGGCGACGGCACCGGCTTCTGGGACTACGGTTATCCGGACATCTATGCCGCGATCTTTGCGCCTTACGGCCATGATGATCTCGCCGCCTATGCGGGACGGAGCCCGCACGGCCCAGGACAGCTCAACTCAAGACATCTCAGCTCGAGATATCGCAGGGTCCCCTTGCTGCAGCAGCTCTGCGGCGATGACAGAAACGACGTTGCCGGCCTCGCCATCGATCAGATGCAGCAGGCGATCCAGCCGAACGAGGTGCTGCGCGCCGCCCTGGACGGTCTTGCCAACGCATTGATCCCGGCCGCCCAGATGATTCAGGCGTCGTGTCCGACCCAGACGGCGTTGACGGCGCCGGGCCGATTGGCCGTCATGCAGCAGCGCATCGGGGCGATGATCATGGCGGCGTCAGCCGTGCAGCAGCCGCTGGGGAAATTCTATGACCTGCTGGAAGACGAGCAGGAAGCACGGCTCAATGCCCTCGCCGAAGACCGGCGCAAGATCTCCGCCGCGAACGGGGCCACGGAAGCGCCTGCCCAGGCTTGCGGCGTGGCGCAGCCGGCCGCGTTGCAATGGCCGGCGGACGAGATCGAGGCCAGGCTGCACCCGAACGATACGCAACGCGCCGCGCTCAAAGCGCTGCAGGACGCCAACGCCAGGGCGGTCGACATCCTGAACGCCGGCTGCCAGCCGGACGACGCCACCACACCGCCCGCGCGTCTCGACGCAATGCAGGGGCGGCTCGAGGCTCTGCAGCGAGCGGTCTATCTGGTGAGCGTCGCGCTCGAAAATTTCTATGCGACGCTGAGCGACGAGCAGAAGGCGCAGTTCGAGGCGATCGGACAAAAACGAACGGCGTGA